Part of the Cellulomonas hominis genome, CCGGCCGCGGCGGCGGTCAGGGCCACCGTCACCGCGAGCGCCACCGCGACCGTCGTGTGGTTCGACGGGAACGACCAGTCCCCGCGCGCCGGGCAGTCCGCGACAGCGGCGAGGTCCCAGCAGCCGCGCGGCTGCCGGACGACGCCCTTGAGGCCCTCGCTCACCAGGTAGGCGCCCGCCGAGGCGCCCACGCCCAGCGCCGCGGTGACGAGGACGGCCGCCCCGGAGCGCCCCCGGCCCGCCGTGCCCGCCGCCGCGACCACGCCGAGCAGCACGAGCAGCGCGAGCACGCCCCCCGCCGCGGCGGCGTCCAGGCCCGGCAGGTCGCCCGTGCGCGCCACGACCGCGAGGTACAGCGCCTCGCTCGGGGCGCGCAGCAGGCGGGCGGCCGCGACGGCCAGCGCGGTGCCGAGCAGGACGAGCCCGGCGCGCGCCCCGGCGAGCGGCGGCTCGGCACGGTCCGCGCGGTCGGCACGGTCCGCGCGGTCGGATCCGGCGGGGGTCGAGGTCGGTGCGGTCATGTCCACCGACGCTAGGCAGCGCCGCCCCGTCCCCGCGTCCGCCCCCGGGACCGGGCCGGGCCGCCGGCGTCCACCCCCGGCCGCACGCGCGGCCTCCGCCCCGCGGCGGTCCCGCCCGGGTTAGCGTCGTCCCGGCGGGCGAGGGGCGCCCGCCGGGACGGGAGCACCGATGTCGCTGACCACGTGGGCCGGGAACCGCACCTACGCCGCCGCGCGCGTGCACGAGCCGCGCACGGTCGAGGAGGTGCAGGAGGTCGTCGCCGGGGCGCGACGGGTGCGGGCGCTCGGCACGCGGCACTGCTTCAACGACCTCGCGGACACCGAGCACGACCTGGTGCGCCTCGACGCCCTCGACCCCGACGTCCGGGTGGACGCCGCCGCCCGCACGGTCACCGTCGCGGCCGGCACCCGGTACGGCACGCTGGCACGCGCGCTGCACGCGCAGGGGTGGGCGCTGCACAACCTCGCGTCGCTGCCGCACATCTCGGTGGCCGGCGCGGTCGCGACCGCCACGCACGGGTCCGGCGACCGGTCCCGGAACCTCGCCGCCGCCGTCGCCGGGCTGGACCTCGTGACCGCCGACGGCTCGCTGCGCCAGCTGACCCGCGCCGACCCGGACCTCGCGGGCGCCGTCGTCGGGCTCGGGGCCCTGGGCGTGGTCGTGCGGGTGACGCTGGACGTCGAGCCGACGTACGACGTGGCGCAGGAGGTGCACACCGACCTGCCGTGGGAGGCCGTCGCGGAGCACCTGGACGAGATCACCGGCTCCGCGGACTCGGTCAGCCTGTTCACCGACTGGACCGGCCCGGCCGTGAACCAGGTGTGGCGCAAGACCCGGCTCGCCCCGGGCGCCACCCACGAGCCGCGCGCCGACCTGTTCGGCGCCCGCCCCGCGACCGGCCCGCTGCACCCGCTGCCCGGGATCGACCCCGTGAACTGCACCCAGCAGCTCGGCGTCCCCGGCCCGTGGCACGAGCGGCTGCCGCACTTCCGCCTGGAGTTCACGCCGAGCAACGGTGATGAGCTGCAGTCCGAGTACCTCGTCCCGCGCGAGCGCGCGGTCGAGGCGATCGCGGTGCTGCGCGCGCTGGGCCCGGTCGTCGCGCCGCTGCTGCAGGTCGCCGAGATCCGCACCGTCGCGGCGGACGACCTGTGGCTGAGCAGCGCGTACGGCGGCGACCGCGTGGGCCTGCACTTCACGTGGCTGCCGCGGCAGCCCGAGGTCGAGGCGGTGCTGCCGCGGATCGAGGCCGCGCTCGCGCCGCTCGGGGCGCGGCCGCACTGGGGCAAGCTGTTCGCCTCCGTGGGCGTGCCCGGGTCGGACCCGCGCGACCTGTACCCCCGGCTCGACGACTTCCGGGCGCTGGCGGCCCGCCTCGACCCGGAGGGCACGTTCCGGAACGCGTTCGTCGACCGGCACGTCCTGGCCGGCTGAGCCCCCCCGGCGCCCGACGCGCGCCGCGCCGCTCAGCGCGCCAGGAACGCCAGCAGGTCGTGCCGTGTCAGCACCCCGACGGGCTGGCCGTCGTCCACCACCATGAGCGCGTCGTGCTTCTGCAGCGCGTCCCGGGCGGAGTCGACGGTCTCGCCGGAGCCGATCAGCGGCAGGGCCGCGGACATGTGCCGGTCCACCCGGTCGGACAGGGCCGCGGCACCGGAGAACACCGCGTCCAGCAGCTCGCGCTCGGACACCGCGCCGGCGACCTCGCCGATCTTCACCGGCGGCTCGGCCCCGACGACGGGCATCTGCGAGACGCCGTACTCCTGGAGGATCTCGATGGCGTCGCGGACGGTCTCGTTCGGGTGCGTGTGCACGAGGGCGGGCAGGCTGCCGTCCTTGGTGCGCAGCACGTCGCCGACGGTCGCGCCCTGGTCGGCGTCGAGGAACCCGTAGGAACGCATCCACCGGTCGTTGAAGATCTTCGACAGGTAGCCCCGGCCGCTGTCGGGCAGCAGGACGACGACGACGGCGCGCGCCGCGGCCTCCGGGTCCTCGTCCTGCAGGCGCCGGGCCAGGCGCAGGGCGCCCTCGACGGCCATGCCGCAGGAGCCGCCGACCAGCAGCGCCTCCTCGCGGGCGAGGCGCCGGGTCATCGCGAACGAGTCGGCGTCCGAGACCGCGATGATCTCGTCCGGCACCGACGGGTCGTAGGCGGCCGGCCAGAAGTCCTCGCCGACGCCCTCCACCAGGTACGGCCGCCCGTCCCCGCCGGAGTACACCGACCCGAGCGGGTCGATCCCGACGACGCGCACCCGGCCGCCGTCGGCCTCGGGGCGGTCGGCCGACGCGTCGTGCAGGTACCGGCCGGTGCCGGTGATCGTGCCGCCGGTGCCCACGCCCGCGACGAAGTGCGTGACCCGGCCGTCGGTGTCGGACCAGATCTCCGGCCCCGTGGACGTGTAGTGGCTCGCGGGGCCGTTGACGTTGGCGTACTGGTTCGGCTTCCAGGCACCCTCGATCTCGGTGACCAGCCGGTCCGAGACGGAGTAGTAGGAGTCCGGGTGGTCCGGCGGCACCGCGGTCGGCGTGACGACGACCTCGGCGCCGTACGCGCGCAGCACGTCGCGCTTGTCCTCGGAGACCTTGTCCGGGCAGACGAACACGCAGCGGTAGCCCTTGCGCTGCGCGACCAGCGCCAGGCCGACGCCGGTGTTGCCGCTCGTGGGCTCGACGATCGTCCCGCCGGGCTTCAGCTCGCCCGACGCCTCGGCGGCCTCGATCATCTTCAGCGCGATGCGGTCCTTGGCCGACCCGCCCGGGTTGAGGTACTCGACCTTGGCCAGGATCGTCGCGGACAGCCCGGCGGCGACGGCGTTCAGCCGGACGAGCGGGGTGTTCCCGACGAGCTCGGAGATGTGCTGCGCGTACTTCACGGTGCTCCAGACGGCTGAACGGCGGCGGGACGCGCGACGGCCCCGCCGTCCAGCCTAGGGCCGGGCGTCGGGGCCGTCGTCGTGGGGTGCTAGTCGCGACCCTGCAGGATCGCGAGGATGCGCAGGATCTCGAGGTACAGCCAGACCAGCGTGACGATGAGGCCGAAGGCGGCGGACCAGGCCATCCTGGCCGGGGCACCCTGGTCGACGCCGCGCTTGATGGCGTCGAAGTCCATGATCAGGCTGGCGGCGGCGAGGCCGACGGCGACGAGGCCGGCGATGACGCCGACCGGGCCCTCGCGCAGCGGGCCGAAGCCGTCGCTCGGGACGAAGAACATCATGACGACGTTCACCAGCGAGTACGCCAGGTAGCCGACCATCGCGATGAGCAGCCAGCGCGTGAACT contains:
- a CDS encoding phosphatase PAP2 family protein, giving the protein MTAPTSTPAGSDRADRADRADRAEPPLAGARAGLVLLGTALAVAAARLLRAPSEALYLAVVARTGDLPGLDAAAAGGVLALLVLLGVVAAAGTAGRGRSGAAVLVTAALGVGASAGAYLVSEGLKGVVRQPRGCWDLAAVADCPARGDWSFPSNHTTVAVALAVTVALTAAAAGVRWATAPAVLLAVLVAGARVAQGAHLPHDVLAGAVLGAGIVLAVVPLLRGPAVRALAARAG
- a CDS encoding FAD-binding protein; protein product: MSLTTWAGNRTYAAARVHEPRTVEEVQEVVAGARRVRALGTRHCFNDLADTEHDLVRLDALDPDVRVDAAARTVTVAAGTRYGTLARALHAQGWALHNLASLPHISVAGAVATATHGSGDRSRNLAAAVAGLDLVTADGSLRQLTRADPDLAGAVVGLGALGVVVRVTLDVEPTYDVAQEVHTDLPWEAVAEHLDEITGSADSVSLFTDWTGPAVNQVWRKTRLAPGATHEPRADLFGARPATGPLHPLPGIDPVNCTQQLGVPGPWHERLPHFRLEFTPSNGDELQSEYLVPRERAVEAIAVLRALGPVVAPLLQVAEIRTVAADDLWLSSAYGGDRVGLHFTWLPRQPEVEAVLPRIEAALAPLGARPHWGKLFASVGVPGSDPRDLYPRLDDFRALAARLDPEGTFRNAFVDRHVLAG
- a CDS encoding cystathionine beta-synthase, with product MKYAQHISELVGNTPLVRLNAVAAGLSATILAKVEYLNPGGSAKDRIALKMIEAAEASGELKPGGTIVEPTSGNTGVGLALVAQRKGYRCVFVCPDKVSEDKRDVLRAYGAEVVVTPTAVPPDHPDSYYSVSDRLVTEIEGAWKPNQYANVNGPASHYTSTGPEIWSDTDGRVTHFVAGVGTGGTITGTGRYLHDASADRPEADGGRVRVVGIDPLGSVYSGGDGRPYLVEGVGEDFWPAAYDPSVPDEIIAVSDADSFAMTRRLAREEALLVGGSCGMAVEGALRLARRLQDEDPEAAARAVVVVLLPDSGRGYLSKIFNDRWMRSYGFLDADQGATVGDVLRTKDGSLPALVHTHPNETVRDAIEILQEYGVSQMPVVGAEPPVKIGEVAGAVSERELLDAVFSGAAALSDRVDRHMSAALPLIGSGETVDSARDALQKHDALMVVDDGQPVGVLTRHDLLAFLAR